In Nocardia asteroides, the following proteins share a genomic window:
- a CDS encoding NTF2-like N-terminal transpeptidase domain-containing protein, which translates to MAIAGVATLAIALCSCGVGGKPSEAESVVQRFTDLLDTQDYTKAADLTSYPAAASATMKQMFEGLATGKVDYETSQVIDLDPQSAIFSMDVAWNFGEHKDWTYTIQGTVRKLAIGWRISWDPAVVMPQLADKRTVKLVRTTAKPPPRVVDLSGDALMTEQTINVIKIDPSRTGDLVGSTNALADAIEPVAPLITGPSLMQQLAASQGQPVIAVNLREGDFEILEPRMARVPGVVMEKQPKLISADRRTWSPMLDALREVWKDSQETTAGWGVQIFEADGRFVSQVAGYQGPAGPDISATMDQRLQRAAEDAVVSVGTPASVVAIQPSTGAVVAVAQNSYATEKGPIAFTGLFPAGGTMELFRTVAAAAKNKAPQDVSVQEAAEAATALGVGVDFKVHGLDEVTGRISAPGRSTEQVRQGAGADAVLASPFGMAIAAAAISRGSVVPPMIENGKPSTTDTPVPGLTPPAVDRLRGLMHEGIGKPETAALRGFRDVTAFAATGGTDGWLLATMGDLVFAVHIADVDSGDATSRLAAVLLKSLASPEP; encoded by the coding sequence ATGGCGATCGCGGGGGTTGCGACCCTCGCCATCGCGCTGTGCTCGTGCGGAGTGGGTGGGAAGCCGAGTGAGGCGGAATCGGTTGTCCAGCGATTCACCGACCTGCTCGACACGCAGGACTACACCAAAGCCGCCGATCTCACCTCCTATCCCGCCGCCGCTTCGGCAACCATGAAGCAAATGTTCGAGGGCCTGGCGACCGGGAAGGTCGACTACGAGACCTCGCAGGTCATCGATCTCGATCCGCAGTCGGCGATCTTCAGCATGGACGTCGCCTGGAATTTCGGCGAGCACAAGGACTGGACCTACACGATCCAGGGCACCGTCCGGAAGCTCGCGATCGGCTGGCGGATCTCCTGGGATCCGGCCGTCGTGATGCCGCAGCTGGCCGACAAGCGCACCGTCAAGCTCGTGCGCACCACCGCCAAGCCGCCGCCGCGGGTGGTCGACCTGTCCGGCGACGCGCTGATGACCGAGCAGACGATCAACGTCATCAAGATCGACCCGAGCCGCACCGGCGACCTCGTCGGCTCCACCAACGCGCTGGCCGACGCCATCGAACCGGTCGCGCCGCTGATCACCGGCCCGTCGCTGATGCAGCAGCTGGCCGCGTCGCAGGGCCAGCCGGTGATCGCGGTGAACCTGCGCGAGGGCGACTTCGAGATCCTGGAACCGCGCATGGCCAGGGTGCCCGGCGTGGTGATGGAGAAGCAGCCCAAGCTGATCTCGGCCGACCGCCGCACCTGGTCGCCCATGCTCGACGCGCTGCGCGAGGTGTGGAAGGACAGCCAGGAGACCACCGCGGGCTGGGGTGTGCAGATCTTCGAAGCCGACGGCCGCTTCGTCAGCCAGGTCGCGGGGTACCAGGGTCCGGCCGGGCCCGACATCTCCGCCACCATGGACCAGCGCCTGCAGCGCGCCGCCGAGGACGCGGTGGTCAGCGTCGGCACGCCGGCCTCGGTGGTGGCCATCCAGCCCTCCACCGGCGCGGTCGTCGCCGTCGCGCAGAACAGCTACGCCACCGAGAAGGGGCCCATCGCGTTCACCGGGCTGTTCCCGGCGGGCGGCACCATGGAGCTGTTCCGCACCGTCGCCGCCGCCGCGAAGAACAAAGCGCCGCAGGATGTCTCGGTCCAGGAGGCCGCGGAGGCGGCCACCGCGCTCGGCGTCGGGGTGGACTTCAAGGTGCACGGGCTCGACGAGGTGACCGGGCGGATCAGCGCGCCGGGGCGCAGCACCGAGCAAGTCCGCCAAGGCGCGGGCGCCGACGCGGTGCTGGCCAGCCCGTTCGGGATGGCGATCGCCGCGGCCGCGATCTCGCGCGGCTCGGTGGTGCCGCCGATGATCGAGAACGGCAAGCCGAGCACCACCGACACTCCGGTGCCCGGCCTCACCCCGCCCGCGGTCGACCGGCTGCGCGGGCTCATGCACGAGGGCATCGGCAAGCCGGAAACGGCTGCGCTGCGCGGCTTCCGGGATGTCACCGCCTTCGCGGCGACCGGCGGCACCGACGGCTGGCTGCTGGCCACCATGGGCGACCTGGTCTTCGCGGTGCACATCGCCGATGTCGACAGTGGCGACGCCACCTCGCGCCTGGCCGCCGTACTGCTGAAATCACTCGCTTCTCCGGAGCCGTAA
- the aroQ gene encoding type II 3-dehydroquinate dehydratase, producing the protein MADTVQATGPILVVNGPNLNMLGTRQPEIYGADTLDDVVALCERTAARFGRTVQTFQSNHEGALIDLIQQARGVVSAIVINPGGLTHTSVALRDALVIPEVPIVEVHISNVHAREEFRHHSFVSPIATAVIAGLGIQGYAAAIEFLSRSASPRI; encoded by the coding sequence ATGGCAGACACCGTGCAGGCCACCGGCCCGATCCTCGTCGTGAACGGGCCGAATCTGAACATGCTCGGCACCCGTCAGCCGGAGATCTACGGCGCCGACACCCTCGACGACGTGGTGGCGCTGTGCGAGCGGACGGCCGCGCGGTTCGGCCGCACCGTGCAGACCTTCCAGTCCAATCACGAAGGCGCGCTGATCGATCTGATCCAGCAGGCGCGCGGTGTGGTGTCGGCGATCGTGATCAATCCCGGCGGTCTCACCCACACCTCCGTCGCGTTGCGCGACGCCCTGGTGATCCCGGAGGTGCCGATCGTGGAGGTGCACATCAGCAATGTGCACGCGCGCGAGGAGTTTCGGCACCATTCGTTCGTCTCCCCGATCGCGACCGCGGTCATCGCCGGCCTCGGCATCCAGGGCTACGCCGCGGCCATCGAGTTTTTGAGCCGTTCCGCCTCTCCGCGTATTTAG